In one window of Brenneria goodwinii DNA:
- the speD gene encoding adenosylmethionine decarboxylase, whose product MHKLKLHGFNNLTKSLSFCIYDICYTRTADDRNGYIAYIDEQYNANRLTEILSETCSIIGANILNIARQDYEPQGASVTILVSEEPIDPRDVDNSELPGPLPNSVVAHLDKSHICVHTYPESHPEVGLCTFRADIEVSTCGVISPLKALNYLIHQLESDIVTIDYRVRGFTRDVNGVKHFIDHQINSIQNFMSEDMKSLYHLMDVNVYQENMFHTKMLLKDFDLKHYLFNVDPATLSAEERKRITDLLYHEMQEIYYGRNLPVV is encoded by the coding sequence TTGCACAAGCTGAAACTACACGGCTTTAATAATCTGACTAAAAGCCTGAGTTTTTGTATCTACGATATCTGTTACACCAGAACTGCCGATGACCGTAACGGTTACATCGCCTACATTGATGAACAGTATAACGCCAACCGCTTGACCGAAATCTTGAGCGAAACCTGCTCGATTATCGGCGCCAATATTCTCAATATCGCCCGTCAGGATTACGAGCCACAGGGCGCCAGCGTGACCATACTGGTCAGCGAAGAGCCGATCGATCCGCGCGATGTCGATAACTCGGAGCTTCCGGGGCCACTGCCTAACTCCGTGGTCGCCCATCTGGACAAAAGCCACATTTGCGTACACACCTACCCGGAGAGCCATCCTGAAGTCGGACTGTGCACTTTCCGCGCCGATATTGAAGTGTCGACCTGCGGCGTTATCTCTCCGCTGAAAGCGCTGAATTATCTCATCCACCAGTTGGAATCGGACATCGTCACCATTGATTATCGTGTGCGCGGCTTTACCCGTGATGTTAACGGCGTAAAACATTTTATCGACCATCAGATCAATTCGATTCAGAATTTTATGTCGGAAGACATGAAATCGTTGTATCACCTGATGGATGTGAACGTTTATCAGGAAAACATGTTTCACACCAAGATGTTGCTGAAGGATTTCGATCTCAAGCACTACCTGTTTAACGTCGATCCCGCCACATTGAGCGCGGAAGAGCGTAAACGAATCACCGATTTGCTGTATCACGAAATGCAGGAAATTTATTACGGCAGAAATCTGCCGGTCGTGTAA
- the speE gene encoding polyamine aminopropyltransferase: MAQKEIWYETLHANFGQYFSIDQVLYHEKTDHQDLIIFENAALGRVMALDGVVQTTERDEFIYHEMLTHIPLLSHGQAKRVLIIGGGDGGILREVSRHAGVEQITMVEIDAGVVEFCRQYLPNHNAGAYDDPRFRLVIDDGVNFVNQCTEKFDVIISDSTDPIGPGESLFTSDFYQGCARCLNEGGIFVAQNGVCFLQQDEAVNSHNKLSNYFSDVTFYQAAIPTYYGGIMTFAWASNHPSLRQISAETLQQRVNASGIECRYYNPAVHIGSFALPQYLLNALSASR, encoded by the coding sequence ATGGCCCAGAAAGAAATTTGGTATGAAACCCTGCATGCCAACTTTGGTCAGTACTTTTCCATCGACCAGGTGCTATACCACGAAAAGACTGACCACCAGGATCTGATCATTTTTGAAAATGCGGCGCTTGGCCGTGTCATGGCATTGGACGGCGTGGTGCAAACCACCGAGCGTGACGAATTTATCTATCACGAAATGCTGACCCATATTCCCCTGTTGTCCCACGGCCAGGCCAAACGCGTGCTGATTATCGGCGGCGGCGACGGCGGCATACTGCGTGAAGTCAGCCGTCACGCCGGCGTCGAACAAATCACGATGGTGGAAATCGACGCGGGCGTGGTGGAATTCTGCCGTCAGTATTTACCCAATCATAATGCCGGCGCTTACGACGATCCGCGTTTTCGTCTGGTGATCGACGATGGCGTGAATTTCGTTAATCAATGTACTGAGAAATTCGACGTCATTATTTCTGACAGTACCGATCCCATCGGTCCGGGAGAAAGTCTGTTCACGTCCGACTTTTATCAGGGATGCGCCCGTTGTCTGAATGAAGGCGGCATTTTCGTTGCGCAGAACGGCGTCTGCTTCCTGCAACAGGACGAAGCCGTTAACAGCCACAACAAACTGAGCAACTATTTTAGCGACGTCACGTTTTATCAGGCGGCGATCCCGACCTACTACGGCGGCATCATGACGTTCGCCTGGGCCAGTAACCATCCGTCATTACGCCAGATAAGCGCAGAGACGCTGCAACAACGCGTTAATGCGTCCGGTATTGAATGCCGCTACTACAATCCGGCCGTCCATATTGGTAGTTTCGCACTGCCGCAATATTTACTGAATGCGTTATCGGCTTCACGCTGA
- a CDS encoding YacC family pilotin-like protein has translation MKNSALVLLLLSLMSFSSASKALNEFEAEDLADLTAVFVYLKNNCGYQDLPNDQIRRALLTFAQQNSWDLSNYGAFNMTALGEDSYRDLSKIAIPTPKKCQSLARNSLGLLAYTK, from the coding sequence ATGAAAAACTCAGCGCTGGTGCTGCTCCTGCTTAGTCTGATGAGCTTCTCCTCCGCCAGTAAGGCACTGAATGAATTTGAAGCAGAAGATCTCGCCGATTTAACTGCCGTTTTCGTTTATCTGAAAAATAACTGCGGTTATCAGGACTTACCCAATGATCAAATTCGCCGGGCGCTGTTGACGTTCGCCCAACAAAACAGTTGGGATCTCAGCAATTACGGTGCGTTTAACATGACCGCATTAGGCGAGGACAGCTACCGGGATCTAAGTAAAATTGCTATCCCGACGCCAAAAAAATGTCAGTCTCTGGCCCGTAATTCACTCGGTTTGCTCGCCTACACGAAATAA